From Chryseobacterium salivictor, a single genomic window includes:
- a CDS encoding nitrous oxide reductase accessory protein NosL, with protein MKLLGRLFLAGSMIALTACTKTGPQEIAVGKDQCDNCKMTITEPKYATELITEKGRLYKFDDIHCMEDYQTSNPETTGNAKAYVADFPSGAFIESNTATFIKGGDIKSPMGGNTQAYKDKASAEKAATELHATLLQ; from the coding sequence ATGAAATTATTAGGAAGATTATTTTTAGCAGGCAGCATGATTGCTTTGACCGCATGTACGAAAACCGGACCTCAGGAAATTGCGGTGGGCAAAGACCAGTGCGACAACTGCAAAATGACCATTACCGAGCCGAAATACGCTACCGAATTAATTACCGAAAAAGGCAGACTTTATAAATTTGATGATATCCACTGCATGGAGGATTACCAAACTTCTAATCCCGAAACCACCGGTAATGCAAAAGCATATGTGGCCGATTTCCCAAGTGGAGCGTTTATAGAAAGCAATACGGCCACTTTTATTAAAGGAGGCGACATTAAAAGTCCAATGGGCGGAAACACACAGGCTTACAAAGACAAAGCCTCTGCAGAAAAAGCAGCGACCGAATTACACGCAACCCTACTCCAATAA
- the nosZ gene encoding Sec-dependent nitrous-oxide reductase: MKTYKKIGLAAFAAVSIVACKPKGTQTAVSGDAAEKVYVAPGKHDEVYNFVSGGFNGQISVVGLPSGRTLKIVPVFSVHPENGYGFSEETKPMLETSHGFVPWDDQHHLALSQTNGEIDGRYLFANANNTPRVAKIDLTTFKTTEIIEIPNSAGNHSSPFLTENTEYVVAGTRFAVPVDGQGDVPIESFKENFKGYLSFIGIGKEDGKMDITFQIEAPGFNFDLSHAGKGKSHGWFFFSCYNSEQANTLLEVNASQNEKDFIMAVNWKKAEEYLKAGKAKKMAVEYAHNTFDESTQMAKSEILKEVSVLSAKELKDICYLIPCPKSPHGCDIDPTGEYIIGSGKLAALIPVFSFDKLMKAIADKNFSGEFDGIPIVKYDAVLHGEVQKPGLGPLHTEFDGKGNAYTSMFVSSEVVKWDIATCKVLDRTPTFYSVGHLMIPGGDTKNPYGKYLVAYNKITKDRYLPTGPELTQSAQLFDISGDKMKLLLDFPTIGEPHYAQAGPAALFTKNQIKFYKLEDNKHPYATKGEAESKVVREGNKVHVYMTSIRSHFAPDNIEGVKVGDEVYFHVTNLEQDWDVPHGFAVKGAQNAELLIMPGETCTLKWVPLKPGMYPMYCTDFCSALHQEMQGYVRVSPAGSNTPLIYSLNNKKDNAQSPVKQGETK, from the coding sequence ATGAAAACTTACAAGAAAATTGGACTCGCAGCTTTTGCTGCGGTGAGTATTGTCGCATGTAAACCTAAGGGTACGCAGACTGCTGTATCAGGCGATGCTGCGGAGAAAGTGTATGTTGCTCCGGGAAAACATGATGAGGTTTACAACTTCGTCAGCGGTGGTTTTAATGGGCAAATCAGCGTTGTCGGGCTGCCAAGTGGCAGAACTTTGAAAATCGTTCCCGTATTCTCTGTACATCCGGAAAATGGTTATGGATTCAGCGAAGAAACAAAACCGATGCTCGAAACTTCCCACGGGTTCGTGCCTTGGGATGACCAGCACCACCTTGCCCTGTCACAGACCAACGGAGAAATTGACGGCAGGTATTTATTTGCCAACGCCAATAACACTCCGCGTGTTGCTAAGATTGACCTGACCACTTTTAAAACAACAGAGATTATTGAAATCCCTAACTCTGCAGGGAACCACTCCTCTCCTTTCTTAACGGAAAACACCGAATATGTCGTTGCCGGAACCCGTTTCGCCGTACCTGTTGACGGACAGGGCGACGTGCCAATTGAGTCTTTCAAAGAAAATTTTAAAGGTTACCTTTCTTTCATTGGAATTGGAAAAGAAGATGGAAAAATGGACATCACGTTCCAAATTGAAGCTCCGGGATTCAACTTTGACCTGTCGCACGCCGGTAAAGGGAAATCCCACGGCTGGTTCTTCTTCTCCTGTTATAACTCCGAACAGGCCAACACGCTTCTGGAAGTAAATGCTTCTCAAAACGAGAAAGATTTCATCATGGCCGTCAACTGGAAAAAAGCTGAAGAATATCTGAAAGCAGGAAAAGCCAAAAAAATGGCGGTAGAATACGCGCACAACACCTTTGACGAATCTACCCAAATGGCGAAATCTGAAATCTTAAAAGAAGTTTCTGTTCTTTCTGCTAAAGAATTAAAAGACATCTGCTATTTAATTCCCTGTCCAAAATCTCCGCACGGTTGCGATATTGATCCAACGGGGGAGTACATTATCGGATCTGGAAAACTGGCTGCTTTGATCCCTGTATTCAGTTTTGATAAATTAATGAAAGCAATTGCAGACAAAAATTTCTCAGGCGAATTTGACGGTATTCCAATCGTTAAATATGATGCCGTTTTACACGGTGAAGTTCAGAAACCGGGTTTAGGGCCACTCCACACCGAATTTGACGGAAAGGGAAATGCCTATACCTCGATGTTCGTTTCTTCTGAAGTCGTGAAATGGGATATCGCAACCTGTAAGGTTTTAGACAGAACTCCAACGTTCTACTCTGTAGGTCACTTAATGATTCCAGGTGGAGATACTAAAAATCCTTACGGAAAATATCTGGTTGCTTATAACAAAATTACGAAAGACCGGTATTTACCAACGGGTCCGGAATTAACGCAGTCTGCCCAGCTGTTTGACATCAGTGGAGACAAAATGAAACTGCTCCTGGACTTCCCAACCATTGGTGAGCCGCATTATGCACAGGCCGGTCCGGCAGCTTTGTTTACGAAAAACCAGATAAAATTCTATAAACTGGAAGACAACAAACACCCGTATGCGACCAAAGGTGAAGCCGAAAGCAAAGTCGTCAGAGAAGGAAATAAAGTTCATGTTTATATGACTTCTATCCGCTCTCACTTTGCACCGGATAATATCGAGGGCGTAAAAGTAGGTGACGAAGTTTACTTCCACGTGACGAATCTGGAACAGGATTGGGACGTGCCGCACGGATTCGCAGTCAAAGGCGCACAAAATGCAGAACTCCTCATCATGCCGGGTGAAACCTGTACCCTGAAATGGGTTCCCCTAAAACCGGGAATGTATCCGATGTACTGTACCGACTTCTGTTCTGCCCTACACCAGGAAATGCAGGGATACGTAAGAGTATCACCGGCTGGCAGCAATACCCCGCTTATCTATTCACTGAATAATAAAAAGGACAATGCTCAAAGCCCTGTAAAACAAGGTGAAACCAAGTAA